One Eleginops maclovinus isolate JMC-PN-2008 ecotype Puerto Natales chromosome 22, JC_Emac_rtc_rv5, whole genome shotgun sequence DNA segment encodes these proteins:
- the LOC134858973 gene encoding D(1)-like dopamine receptor — protein MDNNTMWNFTQVLSELDGAGSGEEEEEEEEGEEGRGRGLRVFLGCVLFLLIVSTLLGNTLVCAAVVRFRHLRSKVTNFFVISLAVSDLFVAVLVMPWEAITEVTGTWLFGRFCGVWIAFDIMCSTASILNLCIISVDRYWAIASPFKYERKMTHRVAFVMIGVAWSLSILISFIPVQLNWHQEGMEEAMLEMMAGSGGNFTNSSGLNAKSCVANLNKTYAISSSLISFYIPVVIMIATYTRIYRIAQTQIRRITSLERAAEQAQNQGHGVNRNQHQHHRSNDEASLKSSFKKETKVLKTLSIIMGVFVFCWLPFFVLNCTVPFCDPPCVSDTTFTVFVWFGWANSSLNPVIYAFNADFRRAFATILGCNQMCSNNTVEAVNFSDELVSYHHDTTLHKEVLVPVQPLQLPRTINAGSDSLEDVSAQIDEESIVSNGSRSHHRLLLLPATVQLEDDPELSLETITPFTSAARRESEALIPGQVHQDG, from the coding sequence ATGGATAACAACACTATGTGGAATTTCACCCAAGTTCTGTCAGAGCTGGACGGGGCGGGaagtggggaggaggaggaggaagaggaggagggggaggaaggccGTGGCCGTGGGTTGCGCGTCTTCCTGGGCTGCGTCCTCTTCCTGCTCATCGTGTCCACGCTGCTCGGGAACACGCTGGTTTGCGCCGCCGTGGTTCGTTTCCGCCACCTTCGCTCCAAAGTCACCAACTTCTTCGTGATCTCGCTGGCCGTGTCCGACCTGTTCGTGGCCGTGCTGGTGATGCCGTGGGAGGCCATCACCGAGGTGACCGGTACCTGGCTGTTCGGACGGTTCTGCGGCGTCTGGATCGCCTTCGACATCATGTGCTCCACGGCATCCATCCTGAACCTGTGCATCATCAGCGTGGACCGGTACTGGGCCATCGCCAGCCCCTTCAAGTACGAGCGCAAGATGACCCACCGGGTGGCGTTCGTCATGATCGGCGTGGCGTGGTCCCTGTCCATCCTGATTTCCTTCATCCCGGTGCAGCTCAACTGGCACCAGGAAGGGATGGAGGAGGCGATGCTGGAAATGATGGCGGGAAGCGGCGGGAACTTCACGAACAGCAGCGGCCTCAACGCCAAGAGCTGCGTCGCCAACCTGAACAAGACCTACgccatctcctcctccctcatcaGCTTCTACATCCCCGTGGTGATCATGATCGCCACCTACACCCGCATCTACAGGATCGCGCAGACCCAGATCCGACGCATCACGTCCCTTGAGAGGGCGGCGGAGCAGGCGCAGAACCAAGGCCACGGCGTGAACCGGAACCAGCATCAGCACCACAGGTCCAACGATGAAGCCTCGCTCAAGTCGTCCTTCAAGAAGGAAACCAAAGTCCTGAAGACCCTCTCCATCATCATGGGGGTGTTCGTGTTCTGCTGGCTGCCGTTCTTCGTGCTGAACTGCACCGTCCCGTTCTGCGACCCGCCCTGCGTCAGCGACACAACCTTCACCGTCTTTGTGTGGTTCGGCTGGGCGAACTCCTCCCTGAACCCGGTCATTTACGCCTTCAACGCAGACTTCCGCCGCGCCTTCGCCACCATCCTGGGGTGCAACCAGATGTGCTCCAACAACACGGTGGAGGCGGTGAACTTCAGCGACGAGCTGGTTTCCTACCACCACGACACGACGCTCCACAAGGAGGTGCTGGTTCCCGTGCAGCCGCTGCAGCTTCCTCGCACAATCAACGCTGGGTCGGACAGCCTGGAGGACGTGAGCGCTCAGATAGACGAGGAGTCGATCGTCTCCAACGGCTCCCGGAGCCACcacagactgctgctgctgcctgccactGTGCAGCTGGAGGACGATCCGGAGCTTTCTCTGGAGACCATCACGCCGTTCACCTCGGCGGCGCGGCGGGAGAGTGAAGCTCTGATTCCAGGACAAGTCCATCAGGACGGATAG